From the genome of Chionomys nivalis chromosome 19, mChiNiv1.1, whole genome shotgun sequence, one region includes:
- the Gpr45 gene encoding probable G-protein coupled receptor 45, which produces MKRCSQQTENESHPSTGGCPCSRFCSGAEFLVRMACNSTPIGTYEHRLLNGSDVSDPGATSLSTPLRISLAITMLLMIVVGFLGNTVVCIIVYQRPAMRSAINLLLATLAFSDIMLSLCCMPFTAITLITVRWHFGDHFCRLSATLYWFFVLEGVAILLIISVDRFLIIVQRQDKLNPRRAKVIIAASWVLSFCISAPSFIGWTFMEVPARAPQCVLGYTEFPAERAYVVMLVIAVFFAPFGVMLCSYLCILNTVRKNAVRVHNQSDSLDLKQLSKDGRRKIRRQQQQVSLDLSFKTKAFTTILILFVGFSLCWLPHSVYSLLSAFSRQFYYSASFYTTSTCVLWLSYLKSVFNPIVYCWRIKKFREACIELLPQTFQILPKVPERIQRRIQPSTVYVCNENQSTV; this is translated from the coding sequence ATGAAAAGATGCAGccagcaaacagaaaatgaaagccaCCCAAGCACTGGAGGGTGCCCTTGCAGCCGCTTCTGTTCCGGTGCCGAGTTTCTCGTCAGGATGGCCTGTAACAGCACACCCATTGGGACATACGAACATAGGCTGCTGAATGGGAGCGATGTTTCAGACCCCGGGGCCACATCACTGTCCACACCTCTCAGGATCTCGTTGGCAATAACGATGTTACTAATGATCGTGGTAGGATTCCTCGGCAACACGGTGGTCTGCATCATCGTGTATCAGAGGCCGGCCATGCGTTCAGCCATCAACCTGCTGCTGGCCACCTTGGCCTTCTCTGACATCATGCTGTCCTTATGCTGCATGCCTTTCACTGCCATCACCCTCATCACTGTCCGCTGGCACTTCGGGGACCACTTTTGTAGGCTCTCAGCTACACTCTATTGGTTTTTTGTTCTAGAGGGCGTGGCCATCCTGCTCATCATTAGCGTAGACCGCTTTCTCATCATCGTGCAGCGACAGGACAAGCTGAACCCACGCAGGGCCAAGGTGATCATcgcagcctcctgggtgctgtctTTCTGCATCTCTGCGCCCTCCTTCATCGGCTGGACGTTCATGGAGGTGCCGGCTCGGGCCCCACAGTGTGTTCTGGGCTACACCGAGTTCCCAGCCGAACGCGCCTACGTGGTGATGCTGGTGATAGCCGTGTTCTTCGCACCCTTTGGCGTCATGTTGTGCTCCTATCTGTGCATCCTCAACACGGTGCGGAAGAATGCTGTCCGCGTGCACAACCAGTCAGACAGCCTGGACCTCAAACAGTTGTCCAAGGATGGCCGGAGAAAGAtccggcggcagcagcagcaggtcaGCCTGGACCTGAGCTTCAAAACCAAGGCCTTCACCACCATCCTCATCCTCTTCGTGGGCTTTTCGCTGTGCTGGCTGCCCCACTCAGTCTATAGCCTGCTGTCTGCGTTCAGTCGGCAGTTCTATTACAGCGCCTCCTTCTACACCACCAGCACGTGCGTCCTGTGGCTCAGTTACCTCAAGTCCGTCTTCAACCCCATTGTCTACTGCTGGAGGATCAAGAAATTCCGTGAGGCCTGCATAGAGTTACTTCCCCAAACTTTCCAAATCCTCCCTAAAGTGCCTGAGCGGATCCAGAGGAGAATCCAGCCGAGCACGGTCTACGTGTGCAACGAAAACCAATCCACCGTCTAG